Below is a genomic region from Pseudochaenichthys georgianus chromosome 13, fPseGeo1.2, whole genome shotgun sequence.
AGAATTTATTGCAAACTGTGTTTGAGTCCATTACTTCTTTTGCCTCTGTCCCGTTAAATAACTGTTGTTTCCTTTAGGTGAGCTACTTTGCCACGTGTGCATGCCTGTCTGATAAGCAGCAGTACCCAAGTTTCTTCAGAACAATCCCGAGTGATCAATTCCAGGCTGACGCGCTGGCCAAACTGGTAAAGCACTTTGGCTGGACTTGGATAGGTGCTGTCCGGGCGGATTCGGACTATGGCAACAATGGCATGGCATCTTTCCTGCATGCAGCACGTAAGGAGGGGATCTGTGTGGAATACTCCGAGTCTTTCTATCGGACCCACCCACGTAGCCGGATCGAGAGAGTAGCTGACGTTATCCGCAGGTTTCTATATCACTGATTCTCGTTTAGTTCCCTGTGCTGACACTGACCTTCTGCACAGAAAAATCAAAACAAGTTATTTAAGTGatggaacatgtttttattacaACAGGAAATGTGCCAATATATCTGTTGCTCATctctcatgttttgtttttcttcatGCTTATGACAATATTGTTATAAAAGACAATATTAGTCTTATATTATAACTATTATTTGTATATGTCATTGAATATCCCCCCAGGTCAACGGCTAAGGTTGTTGTGGCATTTATTTCCACTGCTGATATGAGAATTCTGCTGGAGGAGCTGTCACGCAAGCCTTCTCCACCTCGCCAGTGGATAGGTAGTGAGGCCTGGGTAACCGACCCAGACATGCTGAGGTTCAGCTTCTGTGCTGGAGCCATCGGATTTGGCATTGAAAAATCTGTCATCCCAGGTCTGATGGACTTCTTGCTGGATCTCTCCCCCTCTAAAGTGGCTGACTCCCCATTGCTCACCATGTTCTGGGAGGAAGCATTCAACTGCAGGCTGGTAAAAAGTGAGAAAGTTGTGCCAATTTTAAACATATATGATACTCACGGTAGTGTCTTGATTGTGttcgtttttttattttctgtctAAGTGTATCTCCCTGAATTGATCAGCCTGTTAAAGACCAAACCCCGGATTTTGACTGAAAAGGAAATCTAATATTTGTAATGAAATACATGAGGCGGACATAAGGTGCATCTCGGTGAATGATCTTACAATGTGATGTTCAGGTCATGTTTATTAACAATGCTGTCtaatatattgtaaataacatgcATGTACATTATTCTACTTAGGCTATTATGCAGTGATTCTAGACTGTTTATTTGTTTAGATGAAAGCTATTTATTCCTCAATGCACAACAATTTAGGGATAGTCTCCCTTCAAAAATAGTCATAAAATAAATGCTGAAAAAAAATCACGCTCTAGAATATGTTTATCCAAAACATATAGTGCAGAGTTAAAATATATGTAAacaatatatatacataaattgTGGAATATATTTTTTGACAGGTTACAGTCATTGTAAAATAAAGAAGATGAACTTTAAAAAGGAATGTAGTAAATATATGCTTTATGAGAAgtaatatatacacattatatgTAGGCTACATACATATTGTAGGTGAGTTAAAGAGTAAGTAGAAGTATTTAAATATAGAGGGGCAGTATCAAAGTCTTGACTTCAAGAGTTCAGCAGTCTTATTGTGAGTTGAATCAAGCTGTGTAGGCCTGTTAGTGTGTTAGTCTACCAGACAGCAGAGGGCAAACAGTGTATTTCTAGTGTGATAAGGGTTTCTGATGATCTTGTACTGCTGGTTCTAGTGTCCATCATGCATCATTATAACAGGCATCATTATAACAGGGCAAGTCAGTATTAAATAAAAGGAATACGTATTTTGCCTTATACAATAAGTATTTGTCTGATGACTGATTTGTGTAAATATGAGCTGCTAAAATAAACTAATAACGTAAAAAACAGACATGTCCGCAAAACAGTGATTTGAAATGTGATGTAAATCCTGCAATGCTTGTTTGGCAGGTTAaataacacaatacacacataaGAATGaattaatgtaatcatcatggCTAAAAACACCTCCCTCTGTCTCTGTGTTTTTAGGTGAAGCCACAGACAGACTGTGACTGTGGGGCAATACGATTCATCACTGCCGGTGGGCCAGGAGTTCCTTATCAACAGGAACCTCACCTGGGTGGAGGGGGGCACACAGGTGAGGAGCCCCAAAGCAATAGTTTAACATGCTACATTTTCATATCATCTCAAAGGGTATGATGTCTCATACCTCGGTACCTCATTACAATTCCGACGTTACGAATAATCAGAGAGTATTTTTAACATGAAATGTGACGTTTTATTGTTTAAAATACACGTTTACttacttaaaataaataaattacaaaacagaaatgtaaaagacacaaagaaaaacattgtgaagaaaaaaacatgaatttatCCATTTATAATTTTAGCTTCAGAGCACACTTGTCTACATGTGAGTTAATTTGTATGTGACAGGTGCCTGTGTCAGTGTGCACTGACAGCTGTCCTTCAGGAACTCGTAAAGTGCTTCAGAAAGGAAAACCCATCTGCTGTTATGACTGTACACCGTGTCCCGAGGGAGAGATTAGCAATGCTACAGGTATCTGTTTTTCTAATGTATGTTTACAACATAACATATAAATTCCAACTGCTTAAAgctcttttcctttttttcagATTCCTTTGATTGTTTCCCTTGCCCCAAGGAATTCTGGCCTAATGCAGAGAGAGATACATGTCTTCCCAAACCTTTAGAGTTTCTTTCTTTCAACGAGGCCCTTGGAATCGTCTTGGCTGCTTTTTCAATCGGTGGTGCCTGTCTCACCATTATAACAGCGGCTGTGTTCTATCGTCACAGGAGCTCACCAATTGTCAGGGCCAACAACTCTGAGCTGAGCTTCTTGCTGCTCTTCTCCCTGACTCTATGTTTCTTATGTTCAATAACGTTCATTGGAGCACCCTCGGAATGGTCCTGCATGCTGCGCCACACAGCGTTTGGGATCACATTCGTCCTCTGCATGTCTTGTGTTCTTGGAAAAACTATAGTAGTTCTGACGGCCTTCAAAGCTACACTACCAGGTAGTAATTTGATGAAATGGTTTGGGCCTTCACAGCAAAGATTGACTGTAGTGTCTTTCACGTTTATTCAAGTTTTGATATGTACTATTTGGTTAGTTCTTAGTCCCCCCTTTCCAATGAAAAACCTCACGACATACAAGGAGAGAATCATCCTTGAGTGTGCATTAGGATCAGCTTTGGGGTTCTGGGCTGTACTTGGGTATATAGGCTTACTAGCTGTCTTTTGCTTTGTGTTAGCTGTCCTAGCTCGGAAACTACCTAATAACTTGAATGAAGCCAAGCTTATCACATTCAGCATGTTGATATTCTGTGCAGTCTGGATCACATTTATCCCAGCATATGTCAGCTCTCCTGGGAAATATACTGTGGCTGTGGAGATATTTGCCATTCTGGCCTCCAGTTTTGGACTAATTACGTGTATATTCGCTccaaaatgttttattattttgtttaaGCCAGAGAAAAACACCAAGAAACATTTAATGAGCAGGGGTTTGTAAAAAATGTAGATGGCTTTATAAAGCTTATACTGTGCACATTCAAATATGCTTTCCTTGTTGATTTAAATATTCATATTGGAGTTTCTTTTATGCTCAATATTTTACTAATTGTAACGTCATTTTGTGAATTTACTAATAATACCCTATTTTACAATACATTTTTATCTGTTACTGAAAATATCAAataaagtgaataaataaagtcaacattcagACCGTGTGTGTTACTTGATAAACATTTccaaaaaaatattaaatactGCATAATCGTAAGAAAAGCTGGCTGAATTGCTATAACATTATTGCCAAAGAGGAAAATTCAACATCCCATAGTCCACAAATCCTTCAACAAGttcataattttttttttaatattcgtATTATTATATTTGAAATATAACCATTTTCATAGATTGCATCTTTTGGGACACAGTACACCAACTGAAACACATACAATCTTCAGCTGTGAATCAGCCATAAGCATACACACCATTATAACATGAACATTACCTTTACAATATGATGTAGCTACCAGTAAGTGTTGGGTCTGGGTTTGTTTGGTCTAAAACACATCTGATGTTTCTGAATCATCTGAGTCTTAAAAGGcaacaattaaaaataaaatgcaattGTTCAAATGAAATTTCATTAAGTATATGTTTTATCATCCTTTAATGTATATTCTCAAAAGTAACCTGGAATTGTTCCAGTCTTAGTAATAGACATTTAAAAACCTTTAAATACTATTGTTTGAAATGAATTTAATAATTAattcaacacagtctcactccctgaacgtccaggagcgatgcttggtcagggtcctatggcgtgcagttgtgacgcgccgagtctccttcagcttcataaacggacgcaaagagctttcaactgattgcaatgtattcccatcggcggcggtatttgacgctcagggaagcaccgcagaggtccatgtcggcggcatttaaaggcaatgtgagcgtccattcccattgcataacggaggattttacacccggaagtaagtattctctttactgtcaattgattttacagtcatatctgcactactcatcaacttaaaaacactagattatccttgttaattacacaacattgattggtttaaattgtgtacaatgcttttgtatttttccccttcgattcggagaaacaaatattttttcggagtttaggatggcagaagacactacactacccataatcctcagctatcatttgggactacaccatgtgctttgcttgacaaaccctgtgattagtcctcaagctctgtggaTGTTTGGAGTGGCATTGCGCGAAGTTTACACGGAGGGttgaacagcactttgaaatggaatgaatcccatcgacggcacactaacCAAAACAGGAATCACACGTGTCGTgtcgtgtcctacccccccccccccccccccccccttaggtcacaggctcctccaacagtgcaacacaataaaacacagatacacagaaaaaatagtaaaatagtaaaaagtgaaattgtgcaataagagtctatatacaagtgatataagtgattggaatatgatatatttgacaaataatttctaagtagcagccagatgaatgttatggatgttgtttcaaagttcaggtgtttaatagtcttctggcctgtgggatgaaactgtccctgagtctggtggttatagtcctgatgctgcggtaccgcctgccagacggcagcagacagaatagtttgtggctggggttatgggggtcttttataatcctgagggctttctttaaggttaacctggtattatTACTCCacttttattttagttactttacagatttggattaatgatgtgaaatataaacaacccttaaatcagactttagttacacctgtgtacaattcagtgaaggtgattgtcaagtgcaaaCAATCAggtgagatatttgatagttggtgcttgagaagacaaaaaatgtatctgcagatccctataaagcatattcattactcgttattctctaatcgtttgcacatccctttcaagatttccaaaggtgtattgacatatcattatacacaactacggtgtagttatgcaatgatgaCAAACTTGGGTCCTAGGTTCCTCAACAAGACAtccatcaatatgtgtgtatacttccaccattaaactgtcatattctgcacatttcttattctatctacatacatcttataagagtataataaatatgtataatatcggttaaaataagtgcttcaacatagttaacattgtaggaaagttgattgtcaagtcccaaaacaaaccatgcaatatatGAAAGgctaagtactttgtcaggcttaatatttatcagatacccccaaagctttttgctttcatgtatttaaaagaagaccttaacctaatgtattatttaatgtttaaataaagcctaattagtttgtctgttctcattcataacactccgttcgatgtctcactatgggatgcgcctcatcgcggagcaaacagaagcatcaatctcattacgccaatcctgattggctggtgatcttgacgtcaacgtcaggggaaatcacccccgtataagtagcctgcgccacgacgcatgcgtcgttcaaacacctcttctcgcttcagagcacatctctaatggtagccgggctagcttaacagtccacagactgaaccaaaagctaattttcggtcgacgggcgttagccggctaccctattctgcctcgcagaagagtatagtactaacacaccagttagtattataatcaacctcgccattcttcctcaggaattaaggtaaggttttgattgttcaagctagcaacacacctgctgctagcttgttttttccctcactgccgacaccacggtagcgaggacggattttttacttttttcttccacgaaggagaaaaaggattaaaaggatattaccacaccaggtaatattctttgagaaaaaagacccacaccgtcctttttctacggattaaagacaggttgggAACTATTTTttctctcgacgtacctgttacgagcgggtcctcttcaCGCCACGCAGTGtataagatggacgcctctctccctcacaccagaggagtcaggaactcggaggctcggctctgaggctgcgggttgaaagtgtcaggcacagactcacaccagatctgttcgtcctgcctcgggctggaacacgcccaggaggccattgacaaccccggctcgtgcgggcattgtgcccgcttcactatgaagagcctccgccgaaggttagcacaacaagctagcctgtcgggacaggaccccctcatgtccactggtttgccggctggcaatcaagacacgggggcgtctgccgcagagatggagcccctcactgggtcggtctggggctcatcgacagcggcagccgcagaaccggaatcccgcgccatatcaggccgagacccggtggcggcaagagacgcgggaacggggccccacgctttaccaagctggggctcccggctggacctcaccatggtttcacccgcggaagatgccctagagttagactacatggaggacgaagaggatacctccgagttcctcctgtctgactcggatgagcaggaagatgacatcttcatgtcatcggctcagactgcaaagccgggagcgatggctgctctcccgggcgatagcacaccagcttcgctctgtctaagcatggacctgcaggccgtgtgtcagcgcactgcgtccaggctagacatcccgtggcccgaaatggccaaggagacctccagatcccgttacgaggggaaacattttccccaaacaacgaggacaaagaggcagctccttccggtcttcccggagatgttggatgaggagtcggtctcgtggagaaaccggccctttagcaacaaggccccaatccagggtgcctcctcccttgactgtatggagaggctcggcctgctccgcataccgcctatggaactgctggtggcagcccacctcctaccgaggatgggcccgtcaccaagcaggaaccccacgctgccagcaaaaaacggaccgattccagtcgaccatgactgaacgggcctacagagccgcagcattgtccgccagggctctgaacgttttctcgatgctaaccgcgtaccaagcggagctctgtgaggatctgtcgagcaatcctggaccggccactctggacgagatagccgcggtcacatacatttgtctccgtgtccaacgctgcgccgtccaggccacgggcaaggtaatggggatcatggtggtgcaggaaagagctagatggctcaacctcaccaacctcccagaccgggaaaaggaagatgtgcttgacatgcccatcgttcccaaggggattttcggctctgctctcgcttccatgcagaggaagtgcgagtcgaaaaagaaggaagacgaggccctccacctctgtctccctcgaagggtccagccgctgccttcgcaacagcggcccttcgcaacagcggcccttcgcccaagctgcaccgaaccctgctaggtttaaagtaccaggacagcagaggtcgcagcccaccccgagtccccagcccaggcaggagacgagggcgagttggcctagaaaatctccggttccggctgcagcccaggcgcagccaacccagaatttcggccagcagtcgaggaagaagaagtgagcggcctgacagcccctccttctcccctctgtgacagagctggaagttctttccccggctctaaacgtgtccccgctgcctcgagagatgcctcaacgtcatcctcaagtccgcataaaacacatgtcacatctttgttgtttaaataaaccattttccgctgacgcatccaggcttcggccaagggcgcagctcaaaaaaatgaaaagaaaaacaataaacagtccgttaactataaatccccttctgagagcagctacggcctctctcaaaaggcggataataaatgggtctgtgaaggcaccaccgccacgcgcatgcgcagtgccggttggggctttaagtgCACTACCGTCacgtgcatgcgcagtgccggctggggtcgaaaaggctccaccgtcacgcgcatgcacagtgccggctagagctgtaaaggacagcccgccaattcttccccttttgagagcagctacggcatctctcaagaggcggattattgacgggtccgtgaagccaccgccacgcgcttgcgcagtgccggctggggctttaagggcaccaccgccacgcacatGGGCAGTGctggctggggtcgtgaaggctccaccgtcacgcacatgcgcagtgccggctagagctataagggcaccaccggcacgcgcaggcgcagtgccgactggagctgtgaaggcaccaccgtcacacgcatgcacagtgccggctggagctgtaagggcacctccgtcacgcgcatgcgcagtgccggccggagccgtaagcgtgacatctcagctggctctaaggagcatacagcaggagatactcacgacatctgcctgggcttctcaaaacagttatactttatctgttttcacaaacccagagagagtcaacccatattctaaagaagggttttatctataatgcccaccgagcggagtccactcaacatgggcctcataataaaactaaaccctgcgcgcctaatgcgtagtggcactacaccggacttttctagtgcgggacgcgcctacgggtgctgtcctttcacggaaggtggtcaccacggacacaggtcagacaggctgatagggtatttacgaaggtcgcccggtgagaggtccctagagcagagacctccagcgggcacacgtaaactacccggagcttttagcggtgttccccaccctaaaacgcttcctgccttctctcagaggacaccatgtccttgtgaggacagacaacacgatatcgtgtatgaaccgccaagggaggttgcgttgtctccagtcacacacactggcacacaaactgatcccttggagcggcagacttctcctctctctgagagcgacacaagtaccgggagttatgcacctcgggacagaattactgtccagaggtgcaccactctatgcagactggactcctcatccaaggatcgggagtccgatgtgggtgcgttacggcggagccgcgttaagtctgttcgcaaaaggagaaaatgttcaatgacagctgttctctttaatgcacgatttaaacgcactgttagttggggacacactcgtacacgatcgacctccgggtcctctgtgcgtgttcccacccctggctctgttacccccaactctggccagagtgaaggagcaacgccacacacttactctgatgtttccgccctagcccgcaatgtacgggctggcggagatatatcagctgttgtatgggaagccatggcagcccccaccacgcagggacagattgtctcaggcaggggggggcgatcctttacccacgcccagagcgcggagcactatgggcctgacccgtgagtggtacaatctgaatacagtgggactccctcagaaggtgataaacactattcagagtgcgagagcttcctccaccaggtctctttacgactgtaagtggagggtgtttgaggagtggtgccttcaagaaggacacatctcttttcaatgtcctgtcggggtgattttatcatttctacaggacttgatcgaaaaacac
It encodes:
- the LOC117457011 gene encoding vomeronasal type-2 receptor 1-like, whose protein sequence is MHTVKHNYTTMPEPLSCAGSINSRGLRFSRAMVFAIEQINNSTELLPGIKLGYEIYDSCSSVSVAVNVAFQLSGGLDPVFNTGDKCSQSGMVMGVVGASGSTRSISMSHIIGPFNIPQVSYFATCACLSDKQQYPSFFRTIPSDQFQADALAKLVKHFGWTWIGAVRADSDYGNNGMASFLHAARKEGICVEYSESFYRTHPRSRIERVADVIRRSTAKVVVAFISTADMRILLEELSRKPSPPRQWIGSEAWVTDPDMLRFSFCAGAIGFGIEKSVIPGLMDFLLDLSPSKVADSPLLTMFWEEAFNCRLVKTC
- the LOC139434938 gene encoding extracellular calcium-sensing receptor-like — its product is MHHRQTVTVGQYDSSLPVGQEFLINRNLTWVEGGTQVPVSVCTDSCPSGTRKVLQKGKPICCYDCTPCPEGEISNATDSFDCFPCPKEFWPNAERDTCLPKPLEFLSFNEALGIVLAAFSIGGACLTIITAAVFYRHRSSPIVRANNSELSFLLLFSLTLCFLCSITFIGAPSEWSCMLRHTAFGITFVLCMSCVLGKTIVVLTAFKATLPGSNLMKWFGPSQQRLTVVSFTFIQVLICTIWLVLSPPFPMKNLTTYKERIILECALGSALGFWAVLGYIGLLAVFCFVLAVLARKLPNNLNEAKLITFSMLIFCAVWITFIPAYVSSPGKYTVAVEIFAILASSFGLITCIFAPKCFIILFKPEKNTKKHLMSRGL